One genomic region from bacterium encodes:
- a CDS encoding TVP38/TMEM64 family protein — protein sequence MKTRKILILLVFAGVVAAFYFLDLGKYLTLESLKANRARLTDLRAAHAFLFAAVFVLVYVVQTAFSLPGAAILSLAAGAIFGVLQGTLFVVSGATVGAILAFLVSRTLLRDWVLKKFSGRMEGIDRGLRENGLSYLLFLRLVPAFPFFLVNLACGVTGLPLRTYALGTLFGIMPGSLVFVNAGASLAAIETVSQVASPRVLGSFALLGLFALLPTIINAVKKRREGKNLPIDGSVK from the coding sequence ATGAAGACCCGGAAGATCCTGATCCTGCTCGTTTTCGCGGGGGTCGTAGCGGCGTTCTACTTCCTCGATCTCGGGAAGTACCTGACGCTGGAAAGCCTGAAGGCGAACCGGGCGCGGCTTACGGATCTGCGCGCCGCGCACGCCTTCCTGTTCGCCGCCGTCTTCGTGCTCGTCTACGTCGTTCAGACCGCGTTCTCCCTCCCGGGGGCGGCCATCCTGTCGCTTGCCGCGGGAGCGATCTTCGGGGTCCTCCAGGGGACGTTGTTCGTGGTGTCGGGCGCCACCGTCGGAGCCATCCTCGCCTTCCTCGTCAGCCGGACGCTGCTGCGGGACTGGGTGCTGAAGAAGTTCAGCGGGCGGATGGAGGGGATCGACCGCGGGTTGCGGGAGAACGGCCTCTCCTACCTCCTCTTCCTGCGGCTGGTACCGGCGTTCCCGTTCTTCCTTGTCAACCTGGCGTGCGGGGTCACGGGACTGCCGCTTCGGACCTACGCCCTTGGGACGCTGTTCGGCATCATGCCGGGAAGCCTGGTCTTCGTGAACGCGGGAGCGAGCCTCGCGGCCATCGAAACCGTGAGCCAGGTCGCATCCCCCCGGGTGCTGGGGTCGTTCGCCCTGCTGGGGCTGTTCGCCCTGCTGCCCACGATCATCAACGCCGTGAAGAAGCGCCGGGAAGGGAAGAACCTCCCAATCGACGGGAGCGTGAAATGA
- a CDS encoding FAD-dependent oxidoreductase — protein MAAYDYDLGILGGGAAGLTAAAGSAQFGAKTVLVEKAKALGGDCLHYGCVPSKTLIRTAGVWSLARRAKEFGLPDVALPPVSLAAVMGRVRSVIDTIQEHDSPERFCKLGAEVRFGSPRFVDDHTVSVDGDRLTARAWIVATGSSPSLPAVEGIADVPYWTNETVFSQTELPGHLLILGGGPIGVEMAQAFRRLGSAITIVEYGDQVLGPEDPDIAAILRSRLEAEGVKVLTGTKALKAAVVNGSVRLRVGPSKEEGEPWNIEGDVLLVAAGRKPNVEGLELSAAGVDFSPRGVPADRRMRTNVPHIYSCGDVNGVFPFTHVAGYEAGIALSNAVLRLPRKADYTKVPWCTYTDPEVASVGLNEKRAAAAGVEYRTLEAAFRDVDRALAEGETEGKIKVLISPSGSLLGCQIAGHHAGELIHEWVAAINGGVKLSTMAGAIHAYPTLAEISKKAAGSYYSEKLFGDRTKKILRFLFDLKGRACTPEEEVSG, from the coding sequence ATGGCGGCGTACGATTACGATCTGGGGATTCTCGGAGGAGGCGCGGCGGGGCTGACAGCGGCGGCGGGGTCGGCGCAGTTCGGCGCGAAGACGGTGCTGGTGGAGAAGGCGAAGGCGCTGGGCGGCGACTGCCTCCACTACGGCTGCGTCCCGTCGAAGACGCTGATCCGGACGGCCGGTGTCTGGTCCCTCGCCCGCCGCGCGAAGGAGTTCGGGCTCCCGGACGTGGCGCTCCCCCCGGTCTCCCTCGCTGCCGTCATGGGCCGTGTCCGCTCGGTGATCGACACGATTCAGGAGCACGACTCGCCGGAACGGTTCTGCAAGCTCGGCGCGGAAGTCCGGTTCGGATCCCCACGCTTCGTCGACGACCACACCGTTTCCGTGGATGGCGATCGCCTGACCGCGCGGGCGTGGATCGTGGCGACCGGCTCGAGCCCCTCCCTGCCGGCCGTCGAAGGGATCGCGGACGTTCCGTACTGGACGAACGAGACGGTCTTCTCGCAGACGGAGCTGCCGGGACACCTGCTGATCCTCGGCGGCGGGCCGATCGGCGTCGAGATGGCGCAGGCGTTCCGGCGTCTCGGTTCGGCGATCACCATCGTGGAATACGGGGACCAGGTTCTCGGCCCCGAGGACCCGGACATCGCCGCGATCCTCCGGAGCCGCCTGGAAGCCGAGGGTGTGAAGGTCCTCACCGGCACGAAGGCCCTCAAGGCGGCCGTGGTGAACGGATCGGTGCGGCTCCGGGTGGGGCCGTCGAAGGAGGAAGGGGAGCCGTGGAACATCGAGGGGGATGTCCTCCTCGTGGCCGCCGGGCGGAAACCGAACGTGGAAGGGTTGGAGCTTTCCGCGGCGGGCGTCGACTTCTCCCCCCGCGGGGTTCCGGCCGACCGGCGGATGAGAACGAACGTTCCCCACATCTATTCGTGCGGGGATGTGAACGGCGTCTTCCCGTTCACCCACGTGGCCGGGTACGAGGCGGGGATCGCCCTGTCCAACGCGGTGCTCCGGCTGCCGCGGAAGGCGGACTACACGAAGGTCCCTTGGTGCACCTACACGGATCCCGAGGTGGCGAGCGTGGGGCTGAACGAGAAGCGGGCGGCGGCGGCGGGGGTGGAATACCGGACCCTCGAGGCGGCGTTTCGCGACGTGGACCGCGCCCTGGCCGAAGGGGAGACGGAAGGGAAGATCAAGGTGCTGATCAGCCCGTCCGGGTCGCTTCTGGGATGCCAGATCGCCGGGCATCACGCCGGCGAACTGATCCATGAATGGGTCGCCGCGATCAACGGCGGGGTGAAGCTCTCCACCATGGCCGGGGCGATCCACGCCTATCCGACGCTCGCGGAGATCTCGAAGAAGGCCGCCGGCTCGTACTACTCCGAGAAGCTGTTCGGCGACCGGACGAAGAAGATCCTGCGTTTCCTTTTCGACCTGAAAGGAAGGGCGTGCACGCCGGAGGAAGAGGTGTCCGGATGA
- a CDS encoding TetR/AcrR family transcriptional regulator → MNEKGIRTRERVLAGATEIFHRQGFSGTSIHDLIRETGVKKGNLYHYFSSKEEMGLEVLTRARDDFFRFLENSLQGDTSSARLANHFAAIVRYHESRNLVGGCLFGNTALEMSDRNETYRDVIHSVFEEWRRRIREVLESAVRSGEVRKDLDPDAMARHIVATVEGGIMVARASRNPADLKDCLAVLAGLLGFGDESAAHR, encoded by the coding sequence GTGAATGAGAAAGGAATCCGGACCCGGGAAAGGGTCCTCGCCGGGGCGACGGAAATCTTTCACCGGCAGGGATTCTCCGGGACCAGCATCCACGATCTGATCCGGGAGACCGGGGTGAAGAAAGGGAACCTCTACCATTACTTCTCCTCAAAGGAGGAGATGGGACTCGAGGTGTTGACCCGCGCCCGGGACGATTTTTTCCGGTTCCTCGAGAATTCGTTGCAAGGCGACACCTCTTCCGCCCGACTGGCGAACCATTTCGCGGCCATCGTCCGTTATCACGAAAGCCGGAACCTGGTCGGCGGATGCCTCTTCGGCAACACCGCCCTTGAGATGAGCGATCGGAACGAAACGTACCGGGACGTCATCCATTCCGTTTTCGAAGAGTGGCGGCGAAGGATCCGGGAGGTTCTGGAAAGCGCCGTCCGGTCCGGCGAGGTGCGGAAGGATCTCGACCCGGATGCGATGGCGCGGCATATCGTCGCTACCGTCGAGGGGGGAATCATGGTCGCTCGCGCGAGCAGGAATCCGGCGGACCTGAAGGATTGCCTTGCCGTCCTGGCCGGGCTTCTCGGATTCGGGGACGAATCGGCGGCGCATCGGTAA
- a CDS encoding peroxidase-related enzyme (This protein belongs to a clade of uncharacterized proteins related to peroxidases such as the alkylhydroperoxidase AhpD.) translates to MSRIVPVPSPPQSVAATFQEIEKAFGRVPNLFKTYAHHPPLLQANWNKVKAVMMEGDLTQKVKQTIAVLVSRDNSCSYCVAAHTGALRALGVTDNEISAIEEDPDKADFTAREKALIRFARKANREPLKIPDVEFGALRETGATDAEIVEALGVMELFTGFNKFLDSLQVALDF, encoded by the coding sequence ATGTCCCGAATCGTTCCCGTTCCAAGCCCACCCCAAAGCGTGGCCGCAACGTTCCAGGAAATCGAGAAGGCCTTCGGCAGGGTGCCGAACTTATTCAAAACCTACGCCCACCATCCACCCCTGCTGCAGGCCAACTGGAACAAGGTCAAGGCGGTGATGATGGAAGGGGACCTGACCCAGAAAGTGAAACAGACGATCGCGGTGCTGGTTTCCAGGGACAACAGCTGCTCCTACTGCGTGGCCGCCCACACGGGCGCACTGCGAGCCCTCGGCGTGACGGACAATGAGATTTCGGCCATCGAGGAAGATCCGGACAAAGCGGATTTCACGGCCAGGGAAAAAGCCCTGATCCGGTTCGCGCGCAAAGCCAACCGGGAACCGCTGAAAATTCCCGACGTGGAGTTCGGGGCGCTCCGCGAAACCGGGGCGACCGACGCCGAAATCGTGGAAGCTCTCGGAGTGATGGAGCTCTTCACCGGGTTCAACAAGTTCCTCGATTCCCTTCAAGTGGCGTTGGATTTTTAA
- a CDS encoding NADH:flavin oxidoreductase, which produces MGTHLFSEGSIKGIALKNRIVRSATWEGMCDGEGNPTERLTDLYRALCKGGAGLIVTGYTYVRADGREMPGTMGIHSDDRIPALKRLTQAVHEEGGRIFCQLFHGGGRASSRETGTCPLAPSEIKNATARDMPRAMSERDILELVAAFAQGAGRARRAGFDGVQLHGAHGYLINQFLSPLTNTRQDAYGGSLENRMRFLREVYDAVRREVGPSYPVSIKLTAADNIPGGFPLEEAVTVARSLEAWGIDAIEVSSGTVDAGEEGPARRNIDSPEREAYNAPYARRIKAEVRVPVLVVGGFRSPKVGETILKEEGADFIALSRPFIREPDLVRKWEADRTHRALCISCNGCFRAGMKDGGIRCVQVGKETDAKTPSPRKGKETKTRFPTIDLVAEECIVWTLPKLKKIIFAGKPCPTLTGPDSR; this is translated from the coding sequence ATGGGAACACATCTTTTCAGTGAAGGATCGATCAAAGGGATCGCCCTGAAAAACCGGATCGTCCGAAGCGCCACCTGGGAGGGGATGTGCGACGGCGAGGGAAACCCCACCGAGCGCCTAACCGATCTCTATCGCGCCCTCTGCAAGGGCGGCGCCGGATTGATCGTTACCGGATACACGTACGTACGGGCGGACGGCAGGGAGATGCCCGGAACCATGGGCATCCACTCCGACGACCGGATCCCGGCATTGAAGCGGTTGACCCAAGCGGTTCACGAGGAAGGGGGGCGGATATTCTGCCAACTGTTTCATGGAGGCGGGAGGGCGAGCTCGAGGGAGACCGGCACATGTCCCCTGGCACCTTCCGAAATCAAGAACGCCACCGCTCGCGATATGCCCAGGGCCATGAGTGAACGGGACATCCTGGAACTTGTCGCCGCCTTCGCCCAAGGTGCCGGAAGAGCCAGGCGGGCGGGATTCGACGGGGTCCAGTTGCATGGAGCCCACGGCTACCTGATCAACCAGTTTCTTTCCCCGCTGACCAACACGCGTCAGGATGCCTACGGCGGCTCGCTGGAAAACCGGATGCGCTTTCTGCGGGAAGTCTACGATGCCGTCCGCCGTGAGGTCGGTCCTTCCTATCCCGTGTCGATCAAGCTCACCGCCGCCGACAACATTCCGGGCGGCTTTCCGTTGGAGGAGGCCGTGACGGTCGCCCGGAGCCTCGAAGCGTGGGGCATCGATGCGATCGAGGTAAGCTCCGGAACCGTGGACGCAGGCGAAGAAGGGCCGGCGCGCCGGAACATCGACTCGCCGGAGCGGGAAGCCTACAATGCTCCCTACGCAAGGCGCATCAAGGCGGAAGTGCGGGTGCCGGTCCTCGTCGTTGGGGGCTTCCGCTCTCCGAAGGTCGGCGAAACCATCCTGAAAGAAGAGGGGGCGGATTTCATCGCCCTCTCCCGGCCTTTCATCCGGGAGCCGGACCTCGTTCGCAAGTGGGAGGCGGACCGAACGCACCGAGCCCTCTGCATCTCCTGCAACGGCTGTTTCCGCGCCGGGATGAAGGATGGGGGCATCCGGTGTGTACAGGTGGGGAAGGAGACGGATGCCAAGACTCCCTCTCCCCGAAAGGGAAAAGAAACGAAAACCCGATTTCCAACCATAGACCTCGTTGCGGAGGAATGTATCGTATGGACTTTACCGAAGTTGAAAAAGATTATATTCGCCGGAAAGCCCTGCCCGACTTTGACTGGACCAGATTCGAGGTGA
- a CDS encoding lactate utilization protein: MTMTRELVTWSHKNKCEKAVQSLGKNGFAAVYCPGREEAVAYILREAADASSIGFGNSLSLADLEVADRLREMGKELLMHVQPGLSLDERIAVMRRQLTCDLFLTGCNAVTLTGSLVNIDATGNRVASMSFGPKKVIVVAGRNKLVDGDVAAAIKRVKERTSPPNAKRLDCNTPCATSGFCSDCSSPDRICRITTIIERKPRLTDLRVLVVNEDLGL, translated from the coding sequence GTGACGATGACCCGGGAGCTCGTGACATGGTCCCACAAAAATAAATGCGAGAAGGCTGTGCAATCTCTGGGCAAAAACGGTTTTGCCGCAGTGTATTGCCCGGGCCGGGAAGAGGCGGTCGCCTATATCCTCAGGGAGGCCGCCGATGCGTCAAGTATCGGGTTCGGCAACTCGCTGTCACTCGCCGACCTGGAAGTGGCCGACCGGCTCAGGGAGATGGGGAAGGAGCTGCTGATGCATGTTCAGCCCGGCCTTTCGCTGGATGAGCGAATCGCCGTCATGCGCCGGCAACTGACCTGCGATCTGTTCCTGACCGGCTGCAACGCGGTGACTCTTACCGGGAGTTTGGTGAATATCGACGCAACCGGCAACCGTGTCGCCTCGATGTCCTTCGGTCCGAAAAAGGTGATCGTCGTGGCCGGACGGAACAAGCTGGTGGACGGCGACGTCGCCGCCGCCATCAAGAGGGTCAAGGAGCGGACTTCTCCGCCGAACGCCAAACGCCTCGACTGCAATACACCTTGCGCCACGTCCGGTTTCTGCAGCGACTGCAGCTCGCCGGACCGCATCTGTCGTATTACCACGATCATCGAGCGCAAGCCGCGCCTTACCGACCTGCGGGTGCTGGTCGTGAACGAGGATCTCGGGCTGTAA
- a CDS encoding carbonic anhydrase: MSRILGEVLDADKRYAERFGDKGKLPMPPGRRFAILTCMDARLDPAKFAGLVEGDAHVVRNAGGRASDDAIRSLVISCKLLGTREWFVVHHTDCGMQAFTDEVMRDLLSRSLETATFDGKGWRDTGKGPGSAEGEFVNWLTIRDQGKSVCTDVERLRSHPLVPRDVALYGYIYDVKTGKLQEVPEATRHGKAA, from the coding sequence ATGAGTCGAATCCTTGGGGAAGTACTCGATGCCGATAAGCGGTACGCGGAGCGGTTCGGCGACAAGGGGAAGCTGCCGATGCCTCCCGGAAGGCGGTTCGCCATCCTTACCTGCATGGATGCAAGGCTCGACCCGGCGAAGTTCGCCGGCCTGGTCGAGGGCGACGCCCACGTGGTGCGCAATGCAGGGGGCCGGGCAAGTGACGATGCCATCCGTTCGCTTGTGATTTCCTGCAAACTCCTCGGGACGAGGGAGTGGTTCGTCGTCCACCACACCGACTGCGGAATGCAGGCATTCACCGACGAGGTCATGCGCGATCTGCTTTCGCGCAGCCTTGAGACGGCAACGTTCGATGGCAAGGGGTGGCGGGATACGGGCAAGGGGCCTGGCTCCGCGGAAGGGGAGTTCGTGAACTGGCTCACCATCCGCGACCAGGGAAAGAGCGTTTGCACCGACGTGGAGCGCTTGAGGTCGCACCCGCTGGTGCCGCGCGATGTGGCCCTCTACGGCTATATCTACGATGTGAAGACGGGTAAGCTCCAGGAAGTTCCGGAGGCGACAAGGCACGGGAAGGCGGCGTAA
- a CDS encoding redoxin domain-containing protein, which yields MRTIAPELEKLGYQVIAVSTDSPRQVDAHRKKNDFPFLMLSDSKMSGARALGIAFHLDGPTVAQYGKFGIDVEAASGETHHELPVPAVFVIGTDGKIRFEHVNPDYKSRLDPDVLLAMAKAALKK from the coding sequence TTGCGAACGATCGCCCCGGAGCTGGAAAAGTTGGGGTATCAGGTCATCGCGGTTTCCACGGATTCCCCGCGGCAGGTCGACGCGCACCGGAAGAAGAACGATTTCCCGTTTCTCATGCTGTCGGACAGCAAGATGTCCGGCGCCCGGGCGCTGGGGATCGCGTTCCATCTGGACGGCCCGACCGTGGCGCAGTACGGAAAATTCGGGATCGACGTGGAGGCCGCCTCGGGGGAAACCCATCATGAGCTCCCGGTACCCGCCGTATTCGTCATCGGCACCGACGGGAAGATCCGGTTCGAGCACGTGAACCCGGACTACAAGTCGCGCCTGGACCCCGACGTTCTCCTGGCGATGGCCAAGGCGGCACTGAAAAAGTAG
- a CDS encoding VacJ family lipoprotein — protein MKPRNVRHFAVFLVSAVLLAGAVDGRGGELPMETDVSGTSHASEPVMGQDNGTAIPAAPLRKGEDPSRSPDSAVGQDNIAAQENADAQDNAVAVSQAAPAGAAEGPAVATGDVGEEPDLREPSFGEESPPVSVHDPIEPVNRGIFYVNDKLYRWAFKPVAKGYRYVVPEGVRNAVRNFFLNLGTPTRFVNTLLQGKFKATGTELARFGINTTIGLAGFFDVAKRFDLVRKDEDTGQTLGVYGLGHGMYIVLPILGPSSARDAVGFVGDTFLDPLTYISPAEAAIGANAFRSETNLSFKLKEIDDLIDASVDPYVAFRDAFIQSREKRVKE, from the coding sequence GTGAAACCTCGAAACGTTCGCCATTTTGCCGTGTTCCTCGTCTCCGCCGTCCTTCTCGCGGGCGCGGTCGATGGCCGCGGGGGGGAGTTACCCATGGAGACGGACGTATCCGGCACCTCGCATGCGTCGGAACCCGTGATGGGTCAAGACAACGGCACCGCGATTCCCGCCGCACCCCTCCGCAAAGGGGAGGATCCCTCCCGCTCGCCGGACAGCGCGGTCGGGCAGGACAACATTGCCGCGCAGGAGAACGCCGACGCGCAGGACAATGCCGTTGCCGTCTCCCAGGCCGCCCCCGCAGGCGCGGCGGAAGGCCCGGCGGTGGCCACCGGCGACGTCGGGGAGGAGCCGGACCTGCGGGAGCCCTCCTTCGGGGAAGAGTCTCCTCCGGTTTCGGTTCACGACCCGATCGAACCGGTGAACCGGGGAATCTTCTACGTGAACGACAAGCTGTACCGCTGGGCCTTCAAGCCGGTGGCGAAGGGGTACAGGTACGTCGTGCCGGAGGGGGTGCGCAACGCCGTGCGCAACTTCTTCCTCAACCTGGGAACCCCGACCCGGTTCGTGAACACCCTCCTGCAGGGGAAGTTCAAGGCGACCGGGACCGAGCTGGCCCGTTTCGGCATCAACACGACGATCGGCTTGGCGGGATTTTTCGACGTGGCGAAGCGGTTCGATCTCGTCCGCAAGGATGAAGATACCGGACAGACGCTCGGGGTGTACGGCCTCGGCCACGGGATGTACATCGTCCTCCCGATTCTCGGCCCCTCGAGCGCGCGGGACGCCGTCGGGTTCGTCGGCGACACGTTCCTCGATCCCCTGACGTACATCTCCCCCGCGGAGGCCGCCATCGGCGCGAACGCCTTCCGTTCGGAGACCAACCTCTCCTTCAAGCTCAAGGAAATCGACGATCTGATCGACGCTTCCGTCGACCCGTACGTCGCCTTCCGCGACGCCTTCATCCAGTCCCGCGAGAAGCGCGTGAAGGAGTAA
- a CDS encoding MlaE family lipid ABC transporter permease subunit produces the protein MVLSVAEALGSRAIRAARFLGKMGVFLGASLARAAVPPYRVHNILKQVHFIGVKSVFVIVLTAAFTGMVLALQGFYTLRKFGSEGLLGSAVALSLIRELGPVLSALMVTGRAGSALTAEIGIMRIGEQIDSLETMGIDPIRFLVAPRLLAFLLSVPLLTAIFDVVGIFGGYLVGVKLLGVNAGVYLGQMESSVVLGDVTNGIWKSLAFALLIAWVCTFKGYFARHGAEGVSQATTSAVVVSSVLVLVCDYFITSVLL, from the coding sequence ATGGTTCTTTCCGTTGCGGAGGCGCTCGGCTCCCGGGCGATCCGCGCCGCGCGGTTCCTCGGGAAGATGGGGGTGTTTCTCGGCGCCTCCCTGGCCCGCGCGGCGGTCCCGCCGTACCGGGTGCACAATATTTTGAAGCAGGTCCACTTCATCGGCGTGAAGTCGGTGTTCGTCATCGTCCTGACGGCCGCCTTCACCGGGATGGTCCTCGCGCTCCAGGGATTTTACACCCTCCGCAAGTTCGGCTCGGAAGGGTTGCTCGGCTCCGCGGTGGCGCTCTCCCTCATCCGGGAGCTGGGGCCGGTCCTCTCCGCCCTGATGGTGACCGGGCGCGCCGGATCCGCGCTCACCGCGGAGATCGGCATCATGCGCATCGGGGAGCAGATCGACTCCCTCGAGACGATGGGGATCGACCCGATCCGGTTCCTCGTGGCCCCCCGCCTCCTGGCGTTCCTCTTGTCCGTGCCGCTGCTGACGGCGATCTTCGACGTGGTCGGGATATTCGGGGGGTACCTGGTCGGCGTGAAGCTCCTGGGAGTGAACGCGGGGGTCTACCTCGGGCAGATGGAGTCCAGCGTGGTCCTTGGAGACGTAACGAACGGGATCTGGAAATCGCTCGCCTTCGCCCTTCTGATCGCCTGGGTCTGCACGTTCAAGGGGTACTTCGCCCGCCACGGGGCGGAGGGGGTGAGCCAGGCGACCACGTCGGCGGTCGTCGTCTCCTCGGTGCTGGTCCTGGTCTGCGACTATTTCATCACTTCGGTTCTCTTATGA
- a CDS encoding ABC transporter ATP-binding protein, which produces MQVGNDGIRAEPDTRAPEEWICKPCSVGPYTGAKREPVLRLVGVEKTLDGRKVLDGVTLAIPRGQITAIIGLSGAGKSLLLKHMIGLMKPDRGQVLLDGVDINRLTREGLYETRKRFGMLFQGGALFDSLSVFENVAFPLREKTDMPEGEIRGKVRAILRKVGLEKAEEKFPDELSGGMVRRAALARSVVMDPEIILFDEPTTGLDPIIRNSILNLICRTYHEHHFTMVMISHDLPDIFQWCHHVAVVHGGKVVEVGTPEEIRGSVTPFVRQLVDGDIAGPVQMM; this is translated from the coding sequence ATGCAGGTCGGAAACGACGGAATCAGGGCGGAACCCGACACCCGGGCGCCCGAAGAGTGGATCTGCAAGCCGTGCTCCGTCGGGCCGTACACCGGTGCGAAGCGCGAGCCGGTCCTTCGGCTGGTCGGCGTGGAGAAAACCCTCGACGGGAGGAAGGTGCTCGACGGGGTCACTCTCGCGATCCCCCGCGGCCAGATCACGGCGATCATCGGGCTCTCCGGCGCGGGAAAGAGCCTGCTGCTAAAGCACATGATCGGGCTGATGAAGCCGGACCGGGGCCAGGTGCTCCTCGACGGGGTCGACATCAACCGGTTGACGCGCGAGGGGCTCTACGAGACCCGGAAGCGCTTCGGGATGCTCTTCCAGGGCGGGGCGCTCTTCGACTCCCTGAGCGTGTTCGAAAACGTCGCGTTCCCGCTCCGGGAGAAGACGGACATGCCCGAAGGGGAGATCCGCGGGAAGGTCCGCGCGATCCTTCGGAAGGTGGGGCTGGAAAAGGCGGAGGAGAAGTTCCCCGACGAGCTCTCCGGCGGGATGGTGCGCCGGGCGGCCCTGGCGCGGTCGGTGGTGATGGACCCCGAGATCATCCTCTTCGACGAGCCGACCACGGGGCTGGACCCCATCATCCGGAACTCCATCCTCAATCTCATCTGCCGTACGTACCACGAGCACCATTTCACGATGGTGATGATCAGCCACGACCTGCCCGACATCTTCCAGTGGTGCCACCACGTCGCCGTGGTCCACGGCGGGAAGGTGGTCGAAGTGGGGACCCCGGAGGAGATACGGGGCTCCGTCACCCCCTTCGTGCGGCAGTTGGTCGACGGGGATATCGCCGGCCCCGTTCAAATGATGTGA
- the mlaD gene encoding outer membrane lipid asymmetry maintenance protein MlaD: MKRVNLETTVGLFLLAGIACLAYLSLRLGKLEVGAGDYLPVVAEFSSVAGLRDGAAVEIAGVEIGKIDSITIRDYKAVVRMRIRKGIGLQEDTIASVRTRGLIGDKYISLSPGASDRLIPPGGKIRETESTVDLEGLIGQFVHGSAK; the protein is encoded by the coding sequence ATGAAGCGGGTGAACCTGGAGACGACCGTGGGGCTTTTCCTGTTGGCGGGCATCGCCTGCCTTGCATACCTCTCCCTCCGGTTGGGGAAGCTCGAGGTCGGCGCGGGCGACTACCTGCCCGTAGTGGCGGAGTTCAGCTCCGTCGCGGGACTGCGGGACGGCGCCGCCGTCGAGATCGCGGGGGTCGAGATCGGGAAGATCGACTCCATCACGATCCGGGATTACAAGGCGGTCGTTCGGATGCGGATCCGGAAGGGGATCGGCCTGCAGGAGGACACGATCGCCTCGGTCCGCACCCGCGGCCTGATCGGCGACAAGTATATCAGCCTCTCTCCGGGGGCTTCGGACCGCCTGATCCCGCCCGGGGGGAAGATCCGCGAGACCGAGTCCACGGTGGACCTCGAGGGCCTCATCGGCCAGTTCGTCCACGGGAGCGCGAAATGA
- a CDS encoding ABC transporter substrate-binding protein encodes MRRGWVVGVASLLAIGFFNPVAAIGGEPTEQIRGAIDRGLAIVKRADLQGDAKKAQRRGLLRKELFPYFNFEEMSRRSLGVHWKNRTPRERREFVNLFTDLLENSYAGKIEGYKGEKIRFGKETLDLPYAEVKTKIVTPQGQEFSVDYRLLADGSRWRVYDIVIEGVSLVNNYRSQFAGILQKSSFEEMTKRLKETVRKQSGA; translated from the coding sequence GTGAGACGGGGATGGGTCGTGGGGGTCGCGTCGCTGCTGGCGATCGGCTTCTTCAACCCCGTGGCCGCCATCGGCGGCGAGCCCACGGAGCAGATCCGCGGGGCGATCGACCGGGGGCTGGCGATCGTCAAGCGCGCCGACCTGCAGGGGGACGCGAAGAAGGCGCAGCGCCGGGGCCTGCTCCGAAAAGAGCTCTTCCCCTACTTCAACTTCGAGGAGATGTCCCGGCGATCCCTCGGCGTCCACTGGAAGAACCGGACCCCCCGGGAGCGGCGGGAGTTCGTGAACCTGTTCACGGACCTCCTCGAAAACTCCTACGCGGGGAAGATCGAAGGGTACAAGGGGGAGAAGATCCGGTTCGGGAAAGAGACGCTGGACCTGCCGTACGCGGAGGTCAAGACCAAGATCGTCACCCCGCAGGGGCAGGAATTCTCCGTGGACTACCGCCTCCTTGCGGACGGGAGCCGGTGGCGGGTCTACGACATCGTCATCGAGGGGGTGAGCCTCGTGAACAACTACCGGTCCCAGTTCGCGGGCATCCTCCAGAAATCCTCCTTCGAGGAGATGACGAAGCGGTTGAAGGAGACCGTCCGGAAGCAGTCCGGCGCGTGA